gtatatatagaccTGTAGAGTAGCAGTGACATTGTACTTGGGCAGGGACCTGCAAAAACATAAACAGACTGTGGTTTAATGGCAGTTTGATGAAGGAAGAATGCAAGAGAAGTCTTTATTAACCTGATATCTTTGATGAACAGCTTTGTTGGGTTATCAATCAATCCGGTGACGGATACAGAGTAGCTGGTAAGTGTGAAACAAAGATCAAGAATCAGAACAAGGgcaaagttgaaaaaaaaaaaaaaaactgaagatgttaaagaaagagatgatgatgaggGAGGGGGAAGGGGAGGACCTTTCGATGTGATCAACAATGGGAATGGGGCCATGATTGCGCTTGTAGAAGAGATGGACGGGAGTGACATAAGATGAAACTAAGGCGGAGCGAGGTGGCTCAGCGTTGAAGGGCTCCTGTCAGTCACATCACATCACATAACCCCCCAGAATGAGAATATGAATATACACAACATAGCAGATCATAAACaaagcaaaagaagaaagaaggggCTTGCCTTTGCGTTGACTTTGAGACAAGGGTCACGAGATGGTTCCTGTGAGTATTCCGATGGTCCACGAATCCCAggcatatcttttttttttttttttggcagataACCACCAGAAAGAAGCTTACTTTGCTTTTGTGACTTGGATCACCTTCTGTCAATTGGAACAATATCATATTTGCATGCAGCAGGTtgagaatattcttttataaGATACGAAAATAATCATGCGATCcaaatttttacaattttaatcaAGTATAAATCGCAAGCAAAAACACGAAGAATAGCTATGAATTTCTTATCTGAGTTTCATATTTAAATGATTTCTACGATCTGATCATAGGAAACGAGACAgacagatttgaaaaaaaaagagtcaaagGGATTAATATAATCAAAGACGATAAACAAACAGTGAGTATTGGTCAACTAAACATCAACAAAACAGTGAGCTAAATAAAACATTGCTAGATCCAATACAAAATATAAGCATCAACAATCGGAGAAAACACTTTGGAACCATCGTGAGAGAATAACGACTAACCTTGGAGTGGAACGAGAGGAGGATAGAGCTTGAGAGAAATGAGGTGGGTGAGGCTTTTTGATCGAGATGCCTATAGTAGTCTTCGGCAAAAATAGTTATTACATTGGGCTGGTAACATAACGGGCCCTAAAAGAGTCGCAGACGTTAGCGCTGTAACAGGCCCAGGCCCAAACAACAATATCTCAATTCTCAAGAAATGACCCGATGGGGACTTTGTTTGCTCCTCTCCTCTGTGACCTCCAAGCGACTACGAGAGACCATGGAAACCCTTTTCAGAGTCTCACTTCGTCTTCTTCCGGTTTCCGCCGCCGTGACATGTCGCGCAATCCGTTTCCCCGTTTCAAGACCCTCTCCCTCACACTTTCTGAACCGTAGTAGCAGTAGTCTGTATAAGttttcatcttcctcctcctcagtGAAGACAAATGCTGGTTGGCTGTTGGGTCTGGGggacaacaagaagaagaagaagcaaacgaATTTACCGGATATCGTAGCGGCTGGAGACCCGGTTCTGCACGAGAAGGCCCGAGAGGTTGACCCGGAAGAAATCGGGTCGGAGCGTGTACAGAAGATAATTGATGATATGGTCAAAGTCATGAGATTGGCTCCTGGTGTTGGCCTTGCTGCTCCTCAGATTGGTATCCCCTTAAGAGTAAGTTAacctaattctttttttttctaatctcTTCTTTCTTACTAATGATTTGAATCGGGTGAATTCAGATTATTGTTTTGGAAGATACAAAAGAGTATATAAGTTACGCACCAAAGGAGGAGGTTCTTGCTCAACAAAGGCGTCCTTTTGATCTTATGGTAAACAAAAGAGTATAGTCTTTTgaaatttgttaaaatttagATCAAAAAAGTCTTCAACTTTGaggtttatttttttgcttgtaAGGTAATGGTGAATCCGGAGCTGAAGGGGGTTGGCAACAAGAAAGCTCTCTTCTTCGAAGGATGTCTGAGTGTTGATGGATTCAGAGCTGTGGTGGAGAGATACCTTGAAGTGGAAGTCACAGGCTACGATCGTCAAGGAAAGAGAATCCAAGTGAATGCTTCGGGCTGGCAAGCGAGGATTTTGCAGCACGAGTGCGATCATTTGGATGGTAATCTTTATGTGGATAAGATGATACCACGCACTTTCAGGACAGTCGACAACTTGGACTTGCCTCTCGCAGATGGCTGTCCTAAACTCGGTCCTCGATGACCCAGACAGATTCTTTGTTATGTAATGTTTGATTCTTTTACtttcttaaatttaaaagtttggCCAGAGATTGTCGAACCCATGTCGGTTTGGTttatacagaaaaaaataaatattgtccGAAAAAGATGGTTAATTTACAATCACCCAGAAAATTCGAAATTTATAAAGCTTAAAGATTGTATCAGAGAGCCACACAGAGAATACAAAAAGAGAATATCGAAGACAGTATAGTTACTATTTATCTCTTATAAATTAGCATGCCTACCTCGATCTGCGCTTCGGTGGCCTTTGCCTCGGATTGTTCTTCTTCCCCGGCGGTTTCTTCCCAAACGCAGAGCAGCAACCGCACGTCGACAGTCTCGGAGACGGCGGCTCCACCGCAGGAGACACTCTTCCTGTTGTTCTGTGATGATGTCGTgggcctcctcctcctccgccgttGTTAGATCGACTCCTCTCGATCGTTGGTCCACCGGTTTTGATCGGCCTGAGATTTTCTTTCTCGTCGCCGTTGGGGTTCTGTTTCGCTTGCTCTGAGGTTTCCGACAGCGGCTTAGGCTGCTGCTCGTTGCGTTGACTTTGTTCCTCTCTCTGCTCGGTGGCCTGTTTGTTGAGCTCGGCGATGACGCGGTCGTCCCAGACTATGCCGGAAGATCCCTGACGGCGGAAGGAGATGGTTGATCTTTGAAGACCTTCcatgactctctctctctgcctTGATTTCTTCGCTTCTTTTTGAGCTAGAAGacgagaaaaagaaagaaagaaggaaagtGATTAGGCTTATAAGTGATTAATGAATCATTGTGTTCCAGACTTTTATTTCTGTCCCTCACTATTTTAAATGAGCTCGGTCCACTATTTATTATTGTGGTGATGATTCATTGGTATGAATGATGTATCcaatttgaatttattttcgTTACAACTTGTATCAGCACATAATCCTCTTTAATTCATATGCAGATCCATAGAAGACTTGTCTCTTGGTTTTTCCgtttctatatttaaaaactgaaatggcgtatacatttttattattattgtaagTACTAAACAAATGGTGTGGATTAGATGATAATAATAGCTTAGAAAGGGGAAACGAACACGTGAATTGACTTATAGGCGACGATTTATttaacctaaaacaaaatcttcCTCTTCATCGGGTAACCAAATATATCAGGTGAGTGGGTGGGAGGTTGACATTAGATACCAAATCTCTCGTTTCcaatttgaaaacaaacaaaaaaagtttaattatatgataCGGAGAGGTGAAAGTGGGTCAAAATAACTCGGTTGCCAATTTGTAAGTCAGTCAACTTTGCCGTCGTATACTATAAAGTTTTTTTCAAGCAAAAGACATCCACCCTCTCATGTATCTTCTTGTTTCCTTCATATgattaaactaattaaaaaccTGTACATGTGGTGAGATTAGCATATCGGTTTCGTCAAAGAAacatttattctattaattcttcaacatgttcaattgattaaaggttgtgtccaacataaaatataatgcatctaaataattatctagatatattatgtaattacctttattaaaaaaattgtaacttccACGTTGGTTTCCTAAATCTGTAACTTCCACGTATATGTTACGTAATATgcggttatttttttcttttgggatcCATCAGAATAAATTCAGTTccaataattattattattcataaaataattttgtaatgcTTCTAAGATGTATGCATATTTTGTAAAGTCACCCtttaattccaaaatattaGTGGTTCACTACTTATTACAAACTGTGGACAACTTTACGtagttcaataaataaaaattatatcatctggaaacaataatattgatactttacattaataaatattatgtccactataaaaattaatggaaaTGAACTGTGGTTtaattaagataatataatacaatttagaTTCTGATCAACATTTCAAAGAgtgagtatattttttgttttacattttctagaaattcaatttttatatttgtatcttttaatcatatttgtgtagaatatttttcttaactgattagtaaaaagttttaataattttataaaatagctgGACTATTAATAGGtcattttctaatttaataatatagtttataaatatatcagtattaaaaagtaatttttaaaaatttagaaatttattaaaatttaaattatttatatttcatttcacataaaatataatttaaacattttctacaaCAAATTAGAGTTACGCTATATAATTCAAATacaactagattctgatccgctcttaaaaaggcgggtatattttttgttttatatttaaaaaaaaatatatttgtgtgttttaatcgtatctgtgtttttttgtataatatttcttctaaatagttaatagtttttaatctattttattaaatagttgtaccacacctatatcaataggtcatgttcatgttttaagatCCGCGGGTATAAATTTTGTTATGTTTGGTATAggtcaataggtcatgttcatatGTTCACCTATACCAATAGGGGATAAAAATACTTATGTTGGACATgacttttatcaattaataattatctatatatctaattaaaacattgaaattaaattttaaatttataaaaaaataacaatttaaataaaattgaactATATCAATCACCTATAGGTTCAACATGCACCCTCTGGTTTTAATGGTTTTTGTgggttttatcaaaattttagttgATGAATATCTCTTGAAATCCAAACCGGATTACATATTGAATCACTAGATCTATAGATTTGAAAACATATCCGAATTTTCCTGTTTCAAAATAGACAAAATCTTTAcgaatttacataatttttgtaaaattattaatgaaattttacatcataaaatatatggtgCTTTCAAGTGTGGGTCGAAAAattgtttatgttattaatatttgaacgcaaatattttaagttgttgatattgtaatatttattattaataaattaagaagtttaattatatgatgaaattttggtttaaatctattcagaattcaaatttttgtttcaattcatattttattggTTTTAGTTTGGGTTTGACTATCcgtttaaatcatataaaattctataaactaaaatatataaatttcaaattaaaaataaaaaaaaagaacaaatcacatataaattttgtaatacatgaacaagtatctaaatttaacataaaattacttatgtttaaatcTTTGGTTAAAAACCCAATAAATATGACATATTGGATCCatctatatatttcatttatttaaaagactattatatcaaattaaattagtaacaaacacaaatatgattataaaataaatcaaatacaaacaaataatttttcaaaaaaagattaaaacaaaaaatatacctgctctttgaagggcgggtcaaaatctagtcttcCTTAAATCACAAACATTAACAATTTGAGATTTTCATTATCGTCTATAAACAACGTTAAATGTAAACAGAGTAAAGACAAAATGGCTGTTACAACATACAAATGCAAGTCTGATAGTGGCACGCCATACTCGATATTCAAGGATGCGTCCCtgtaatacaataattaaaggGATAAAAATAAGAATTCTTCTACGTAAACGTTTCAACATGTAATGACTTCGAAGAAGCCAGGAAGGCAAAGGAATCGGATGGCTAAGATGGAAAAGGAGAGCCACAGGCAAAGTCGCTTTCTCCAAATGTAGAGCCGGTCTCTTCAAGAAAGCCAGCGAGCTATGCACTTTGTGCGGTGTAGAGGTTGCGATCATCGTATACTCGCCCGCCACAAAAACTTTCTCGTCTGGCCATCCAAACGTGTACTGGACCGCTACAGAAACAACACTTCCTTTGGGCAGCCAAAGCAACCGAAGGAAAACACAGCAGCGAGGAGCGAGTTAAGTTTGGTGTTGAGCCAGGTTGAGGAAGAGAAGAATAAAGGTGAGGAAAACGAGGGAGATGGTCAAATGGTTTGTGGGACAAAATAGCAGTCACAAGAAATGAAATTTGCGCTAGAGTAGCTGAGGAACACAATTGTGTTTCTTCCTTCTTGCATGATGAACACAACGTTTCTGGgatttttatgaaaaaagatgtaaaaaaaaatacaaaaaagttGGAGGTTCAGCTGAGTACGAGCCAGCAGGCCATTGCGGATCTGAGTGGCGTTGAGCCGTTATCCGTCCACTGCTGAGAGAGGGAGGTGATCGCTGCTCTGTGAAACCCCAGCCTCACGCATTGCCCTCCACTTTAGGAACCGTTTGAGCCGAGCCTTCGCTCAACACAAACAGACCACTCTCAGCTTGGACTGGGCAGCCCAGAACAGTGCCACAGCAGACCCGACCCGTGGACCAAGCCAGTGTTCCACAAACTTATTATCCCCACTTGGGTTACAAGTTCTTGTTACTGAACTCGACGTACAACAGCTGTGTCAAGGACTTATATAAACAAAACCATTACAAGTCAAGTAACCGATGTGGGACAAAGTAGCAGTTTAGAGAATTTTCTGTTGTACTACAATTTTCATCAATTCTATTCCTATAAATACAACTTCATTATGTATTATCGcattttaaatgttaaaatcaAATCTGTATGTGTCTTGCATGAAAGCTTGGTTCTTGCTGAATATGTTACTGCTGCTCTCTCTTTTGTACAAGTGAGCAAAGAAACTTCAGAAGATCATACATCCCCTCGATGTTGCACATCTCTTACAAACACACGACACGTCTCTCTGAAGAAATCAGAGTAACCGACAAGAAGAATGTGATTACCATGTGAGTAATCAGTAGCAAACAAAGAATACAAAGGAATCCACCTAACAAAGACAACCCACAAGTTGTGctaggaaatatatatatatatatttaaaaatatctcaAAAAACCGAAAGAAGAACCAGAAAAAGACAGACCACCACCACCCTCTTCTTGATTCCATCGCCTTACATTTTGATGTGATTTTTCCTCACTTCAACTTGATACCTACTCTACTACTGTTCCGTTTCTCATCAGATGATAGAGATGGACAAGCATTAGATTCATTTGAGACCGTTGTTATGATGCCCCCACCTGTTACTTTTAGTACTCTTTCCCTTTTTGTTTCTTCCATCTAAAACAATAAAGGCAATCACTCATCCTGCTCAATTACTCACATAGATTTCTTTTCCAAAGagaatcttttatatataaagtttctTGATTCAGCTAGAGGTTTACTTCTGTCTTAATGAGGAGCACTAAGTAGGTGCAGAAAGTGAGTAGATGTTACAGATACTAGAGTCTTAGCAAACATTATTTCAGACAGAAGCTTTGGTGATGTCTCTTCAGATATTCACAAACCCATCTCAGTTATGGTTCTCTAAGAGGATATCATGCAAAGTAAGACTAAGTCGTGTTCTAGCCACGCCACCGTATTCAATCCTCTTGCAGATGGACGAAAGCAacaacaatcttcccaagtccaAGAAGGGTTTTGGTCTGAGTAGTGAAGATTCAAGAAGCGGTTTGAACATTCTCCATGCAGATTCTATGCTCAGGCAGGCCAACACGGTGGGTATCATCGGTGGCATTTCAACTGATTCCACTCTGAACTTCGTTAGGAAACTCGAGGATTGGAGTTTAAAAGATGGTAAAAGCTCCTTACCCTTTGTGCTTTGCTCGGATCCTATTCTCAACAAGGAGCTTCTCCTATACGAAGAGAACTCTTATCCTTCTCTGTACCATAGAATAAAGCGTACTCCAGCGGATCCAAAGCAGATTGTGGAGAATCTAAAGAACAAGAGGAGATCTCTCGAGAGGTGTGGAGCTAAACTAATCTTGATGCCTTGTCATATTGCGCATACATGGTACGATGAGGTCTGTGAAGGGAGTTCAGTTCCTATGCTTCACATGGGTGACTGCATTGTCAAAGAGCTGCAAGAGGCTAAGATGAAGCCTCTTGAAGCTGGGAATCCTCTGCGTGTAGGTGTAATGGCCTCTAGCGCCACATTATCCGCAGGGTTCTACCAGGAGAGACTACAGAGCAATGTTAGTGTTCACGTTGTGTCCATTGAAACAGCATATctgttattgttatttttttttgtctgatacTTATTTATAAAACAGGGATTTGAGGCGGTGGTTCCAGATAAGGCGACAATGGAGCACACAGTGATCCCAGCCATAGAAGCAATGAAGAGAGATGACATGGAAGGAGCAGGGAACCTTTTGAGGATAGCATTGCAGGTGCTGTTGGTGCAGGCTGTGAATGTGGTGTTGCTAGGGTCAGATGAGATGAGGGACCTCTTGCCAGGGGATGATCCTCTGCTAAAGAAGTGTGTTGATCCAATGGATGCACTTGCTAGGTCGGCCATCAAATGGGCAGAGAGTTTATGATGATCTTAAGGAATGAATCCATAAGATCATTATTGTGTGTTTATATGTGAAAAGAAAATAGCTGGTATAGACCAGTGTGTGTCAAATAGAAAGAACATCATCAGCCAAAAAGTGAAACCATAGTCTTTTTATTTGTTGGGGTCCAACACAAGTGTGAACATGTCTAAAAGCCAAATAAGTTGAACATGTGTTGGCTTGGATACATTGTGTAATATGCCTTATTATTACAGAAAATTATTAGTTGAATTATAAAGGGTTAATGATAAACTATGAGTTTTGTTGAAAAGAAGTTAAATATCGGCAGGAGGATGCCCAGGCATGCTTGGACAGGTTGTTTTGTTAGGATTCTTATTGTCCAAAGGGTTCTTGTTCTTATACTCATTGTTCTTGTTGTCATTGTTCATCCCCAATTTGTTCTTCACTGCCTCTGATGCTTCTTGTGCCATGTTCTTCACTTGCTCTCCTTTCTGGTAAAATCACCATTCTTAATTCtttaacaaagacaaagagagaaaaattcaaaacaacATCAGTAGAGTTGATGTGTTAAGTGTTAACCTCCTGGAGAAAGCTAGATGCTTGAGAAGAGTTGGTGTTGTCTGCTTTGCATTCAGCCCTCTTCACCTGATATAAAACACCAGATTTCTCCACgttacataattatatttttgtcattACATAATTAATATGATCGCAAAAAGTCAGAAGTAGTGGGGAAATTGAACAAGATCACTCACATGTGCTTGGCCCACGATTTGGCCGGCTCTCACACTGAATTCCTCATCCTGTCTGCTCGCCATTTCTTACTAAATTATTCTCCTTTCTTGTCAAACAACGTCATCTTATAAAACATTTGTTCTTCTATATATTTGATGGTGTTCCATTTCTCAAGGAAGGCTTATCAATGGTGATCCATCTTATAAAACATTCAATGGTGATCCATCATTTTCTAAACCATGTTTGACTTTTTCACCGTCATATTTACATTTACGATTTACCATCCAAATTCACGTCAACcttttttaatgtaaaaaataaaCCTCTTTTTCAGTACAAAGTCTAATAATCAATCAACCATTACTTAATAGAGAATTCGGAGACGACATGAACATGTAACGACCAAACAGCACtcacaaaatcaaaactttctATGTTGTCGGGGGAGTCTTCTCAATCGCTCATGTCGTCAAAATCCTCAAAAGCATTGACACCATCAGCTGCTTCATCCGCTGATTCGTCTCCATCTTCATCTGTTTCCATTGCTTCATCTGGTCCTTGTCCTTCTTCATCATCAGTGTCCTTGTCCTCGTAAATCACTGgaccttcatcttcttcttcttcatccaaatCGTCCACAAGCTACCATTAACACAATCAATGACGAATCAGCAACTATGTCAAAGTTATCCATGCAAAGCGAGCTCAGAACTTCCATTGCGTTATTTAATTCCCAATGCGATCCATGGAATCAAACACCAAATCTAATGCTACTCCCCCCCCCCCAGGCCACAAAATAGaatcaaattattatatacaatacATACCAAGTCTAAGCCGCTTGAAACTTCTACGGCAGTGTGAAGAGTTGATACTCGTGATTCGATGAGCTGCAAATCAAATAGAATATTAATCATTCATCTATCCTTACTTTCTTGTCTTACTAATAAGCAAGTTCCTAACCTGATACATTGAGTTCAAAGCGATCAAAGATGAGTTTTGGGACATAATCCCACTGGAATGAGTAAGTAACACACACTTTATCCACGGAA
The Raphanus sativus cultivar WK10039 chromosome 1, ASM80110v3, whole genome shotgun sequence DNA segment above includes these coding regions:
- the LOC108812717 gene encoding late embryogenesis abundant protein 1 codes for the protein MASRQDEEFSVRAGQIVGQAHVKRAECKADNTNSSQASSFLQEKGEQVKNMAQEASEAVKNKLGMNNDNKNNEYKNKNPLDNKNPNKTTCPSMPGHPPADI
- the LOC108810479 gene encoding uncharacterized protein At1g15400, which translates into the protein MEGLQRSTISFRRQGSSGIVWDDRVIAELNKQATEQREEQSQRNEQQPKPLSETSEQAKQNPNGDEKENLRPIKTGGPTIERSRSNNGGGGGGPRHHHRTTGRVSPAVEPPSPRLSTCGCCSAFGKKPPGKKNNPRQRPPKRRSR
- the LOC108810470 gene encoding peptide deformylase 1A, chloroplastic/mitochondrial; translation: MTRWGLCLLLSSVTSKRLRETMETLFRVSLRLLPVSAAVTCRAIRFPVSRPSPSHFLNRSSSSLYKFSSSSSSVKTNAGWLLGLGDNKKKKKQTNLPDIVAAGDPVLHEKAREVDPEEIGSERVQKIIDDMVKVMRLAPGVGLAAPQIGIPLRIIVLEDTKEYISYAPKEEVLAQQRRPFDLMVMVNPELKGVGNKKALFFEGCLSVDGFRAVVERYLEVEVTGYDRQGKRIQVNASGWQARILQHECDHLDGNLYVDKMIPRTFRTVDNLDLPLADGCPKLGPR
- the LOC108812698 gene encoding uncharacterized protein LOC108812698, with translation MSLQIFTNPSQLWFSKRISCKVRLSRVLATPPYSILLQMDESNNNLPKSKKGFGLSSEDSRSGLNILHADSMLRQANTVGIIGGISTDSTLNFVRKLEDWSLKDGKSSLPFVLCSDPILNKELLLYEENSYPSLYHRIKRTPADPKQIVENLKNKRRSLERCGAKLILMPCHIAHTWYDEVCEGSSVPMLHMGDCIVKELQEAKMKPLEAGNPLRVGVMASSATLSAGFYQERLQSNGFEAVVPDKATMEHTVIPAIEAMKRDDMEGAGNLLRIALQVLLVQAVNVVLLGSDEMRDLLPGDDPLLKKCVDPMDALARSAIKWAESL